One segment of Phycisphaerae bacterium DNA contains the following:
- the selD gene encoding selenide, water dikinase SelD has translation MPFEALAQVLRRLPATTHPNLLIGPEHYSDAGVYKLRDDLAIVQTADFFPPLVDDPFTFGQIAAANSLSDCYAMGATPITCLNIVGFPDKDLPVEILSEILAGGASKVAESGAVIVGGHSVRDSEIKYGLAVTGTVHPDRFLSNRGARPGDVLILTKPIGSGVMTSAAKSGKISQDDLAETIAVMTTLNAAAAEVALAVGAHACTDITGFGLVGHAAGMAEASGVTIELNASAVPLIGPTLRLAESGVLTRAWKSTLESLGSRFQNNGVADALVGVLSDAQTSGGLLISVAPDRADEAISVFSSNHLWPAVRVGKVGPKSDADVICRA, from the coding sequence CTGCCCTTCGAGGCCCTGGCGCAGGTCCTGCGCCGCCTACCCGCCACGACGCACCCCAACCTGCTCATCGGACCGGAACATTACTCCGACGCGGGCGTGTACAAGCTGCGCGACGACCTTGCCATCGTGCAGACGGCCGACTTCTTCCCGCCGCTCGTCGATGATCCCTTCACCTTCGGCCAGATCGCCGCGGCCAACAGCCTGTCGGATTGCTACGCGATGGGGGCGACGCCGATCACCTGCCTCAACATCGTCGGCTTCCCGGACAAGGACCTGCCCGTCGAGATTCTGAGCGAGATCCTCGCCGGCGGGGCGAGCAAGGTCGCCGAATCCGGCGCGGTCATCGTCGGCGGTCACTCCGTTCGCGACAGCGAGATCAAATACGGCCTGGCCGTCACGGGCACGGTGCATCCGGATCGGTTCCTGTCGAATCGCGGCGCCCGGCCGGGCGATGTGCTGATCCTGACCAAGCCGATCGGCTCGGGCGTGATGACCAGCGCGGCCAAGAGCGGCAAGATTTCGCAGGATGATCTGGCGGAAACGATCGCCGTCATGACCACGCTGAACGCCGCCGCCGCCGAAGTCGCGCTTGCTGTCGGAGCCCACGCCTGTACCGACATCACCGGCTTCGGCCTCGTCGGTCACGCGGCGGGCATGGCCGAGGCGTCGGGCGTCACGATCGAATTGAACGCGTCTGCCGTCCCGCTGATCGGGCCAACGCTGCGACTGGCCGAGAGTGGCGTATTGACGCGCGCCTGGAAAAGTACACTCGAATCCCTCGGCTCGCGATTCCAGAACAACGGCGTCGCCGACGCGCTCGTGGGCGTGCTCTCCGACGCCCAGACCTCCGGCGGTCTGCTCATTTCCGTCGCCCCCGACCGCGCCGACGAGGCGATATCAGTTTTTTCGAGTAATCATCTATGGCCTGCCGTCCGAGTCGGCAAAGTGGGTCCAAAATCAGACGCTGACGTTATCTGTAGGGCATGA
- a CDS encoding class I SAM-dependent rRNA methyltransferase, translating to MPPPRKFAPRRPTRSIATSAQAPPNAQSPWVLLRSASRHPFIYQRMIDGADAAARPGDVVQIYEKSGLLFGRGFFNPGSQIALRVLTYGDAPVDDAFWRTVIERAITLRRQLNLDAVTDAYRLIHAEGDGLSGLIVERYADHLVFEFFSLGMFQRRDQLAEIITGALGPPTRLDRPAGAGDKWRIVHRADERVEKMEGFHVPDVSKGASTRALIQEHGVRYRVDMTGGHKTGFFCDQRDNRRRFANLCREANVLDLCCYTGGFGLSAKILGQAKEVISVDLDEAALAIARENVNLNNARLALIHSDAFIYLRQMIANGRMFDAVVLDPPKLAISREDVDDAMRKYYDLNSLAMQVVRPGGILLTCSCSGLVSPQMFTQTVHRASRYARRTLQQFEETAAAPDHPVLLDCPESAYLKAIWLRVL from the coding sequence ATGCCCCCGCCGCGAAAGTTCGCGCCGCGCCGTCCGACTCGCTCCATCGCGACATCCGCGCAGGCCCCGCCAAACGCCCAATCGCCGTGGGTGCTGCTTCGGTCGGCGTCGCGACATCCGTTTATTTACCAGCGGATGATCGATGGCGCGGATGCCGCCGCAAGACCGGGCGATGTCGTCCAAATCTACGAAAAGAGCGGGCTTCTGTTCGGCAGGGGGTTTTTCAATCCCGGTTCGCAGATCGCGCTCCGCGTCCTTACGTATGGCGATGCGCCCGTCGACGACGCGTTCTGGCGAACGGTGATCGAGCGCGCGATTACCCTCCGCCGCCAACTCAACCTGGACGCCGTGACCGACGCGTACCGGCTCATCCACGCCGAAGGCGACGGTCTCAGCGGATTGATCGTCGAGCGGTACGCGGACCATCTCGTCTTCGAGTTCTTCTCGCTCGGCATGTTCCAACGACGCGATCAACTCGCGGAGATCATTACCGGCGCCCTCGGCCCGCCGACGCGCCTGGACCGGCCCGCAGGCGCCGGCGACAAGTGGCGGATCGTTCACAGGGCGGACGAGCGCGTGGAAAAGATGGAAGGCTTCCATGTGCCGGACGTTTCGAAAGGTGCCAGCACTCGCGCCCTTATTCAGGAGCACGGTGTTCGTTATCGCGTCGACATGACAGGGGGGCACAAGACCGGCTTCTTCTGCGATCAGCGGGACAACCGCCGCCGCTTCGCAAACCTCTGCCGCGAGGCAAACGTCCTCGATCTCTGTTGCTACACCGGGGGGTTCGGGCTGTCCGCCAAGATTCTCGGCCAGGCGAAGGAGGTCATTTCGGTCGACCTCGACGAGGCGGCGCTGGCCATTGCCAGGGAAAACGTCAATCTCAACAATGCCCGCTTGGCCCTCATTCACAGCGATGCCTTCATCTATCTGCGACAGATGATCGCCAACGGCCGCATGTTCGACGCCGTCGTGCTCGACCCGCCCAAGCTCGCGATTTCCCGCGAAGATGTCGACGATGCAATGCGAAAATACTACGACCTCAATAGTCTCGCCATGCAGGTCGTCCGACCCGGGGGCATCCTCCTGACGTGCAGTTGCAGCGGTCTTGTCTCGCCGCAGATGTTTACTCAGACCGTGCACCGTGCCTCACGCTATGCCCGGCGGACACTGCAACAGTTCGAGGAGACGGCCGCGGCCCCGGATCATCCGGTCCTGCTCGACTGTCCCGAATCGGCCTATCTCAAGGCGATCTGGCTTCGCGTCCTGTAG
- a CDS encoding kelch repeat-containing protein, with amino-acid sequence MAYDSARAMTVVFGGRGSGFLGETWEWDGTGWHQRLPATRPPSRYRHALAYDSGRGVTVLFGGTDSYDHVSSLGDTWEWDGTNWQQRHSAFSPPTRYGHAMTYDSARGAIVLFGGSPEIGAFFDDTWEWDGSTWQQRTVVTSPSARRGHGLAYDSARGLSVLFGGYDSASLSDTWEWDGRNWEQRSPATRPSERNGHAMAYDALHGRTVLFAGGPGFVGDNETWLWDGTNWQRRNPPSQPPRRKYHGLVYDSIRGLVVTYGGFDTVGTIFGLGDTWEWDGENWTERPHPPARANHSLVHDKARQVSVMFGGWNPTNHNLGDTWEWDGTNWFKRNSDVSPSPRYDHATAYDSGRGVVVLFGGYDGSHLDDTWEWDGSSWRQRTSPNRPPARSAFAMAYDSARGVTVLFGGSSEGGTTFGDTWEWDGMNWQQRLSINSPSARYAHAMAYDSARGVSVLFGGTGNDRLGEVWEWNGQNWSRRFKIVEPVSTTTPFEGDAPFSPQTASIRPAARVWHALAYDSTRRVTLLFGGYFPGSEYLNEIWEWDGHQWQQRIPAMNPQSRYSHAMAFDDSRGVTVLFGGIRDEWLGDTWEYGPP; translated from the coding sequence ATGGCCTACGACAGCGCGCGCGCAATGACCGTGGTATTCGGTGGGCGGGGTAGCGGCTTCCTGGGAGAGACTTGGGAATGGGATGGGACCGGCTGGCACCAACGCCTGCCGGCAACACGACCACCGTCTCGCTACCGACACGCCTTGGCGTACGACAGCGGACGCGGCGTTACGGTCTTGTTTGGAGGCACTGACAGCTACGACCATGTCAGTTCTCTGGGTGACACATGGGAGTGGGACGGCACGAATTGGCAGCAGCGTCATTCTGCCTTCAGTCCGCCGACGCGATACGGACACGCCATGACTTATGACAGTGCTCGCGGTGCCATTGTCCTCTTCGGAGGCTCGCCGGAAATCGGCGCTTTCTTCGACGACACGTGGGAGTGGGATGGCTCCACTTGGCAGCAGCGCACGGTCGTGACAAGCCCATCGGCCCGGAGGGGTCATGGACTCGCCTACGATTCGGCCCGCGGGCTTAGCGTTCTCTTCGGCGGATACGATTCAGCTTCCCTTAGCGATACCTGGGAGTGGGACGGTCGCAACTGGGAGCAACGCAGTCCGGCTACCAGGCCTTCCGAGCGAAACGGTCATGCCATGGCCTACGACGCCCTTCATGGTAGAACGGTCTTGTTCGCAGGGGGGCCCGGCTTTGTGGGAGATAACGAGACGTGGCTATGGGATGGAACGAACTGGCAACGGCGCAACCCACCGAGCCAACCGCCAAGGCGAAAATACCATGGTTTGGTATATGACTCCATTCGTGGCCTTGTTGTCACTTATGGAGGTTTCGACACCGTGGGTACAATTTTTGGACTTGGCGACACGTGGGAATGGGATGGCGAGAATTGGACTGAGCGACCCCACCCACCCGCGCGCGCCAATCATTCTCTTGTTCACGACAAGGCCCGCCAAGTGAGCGTCATGTTCGGAGGCTGGAATCCCACAAATCACAACCTCGGCGATACCTGGGAGTGGGATGGAACGAATTGGTTCAAGCGAAACTCAGACGTCAGTCCGTCTCCACGATACGATCATGCGACGGCCTACGACAGCGGGCGCGGCGTCGTCGTTCTCTTTGGAGGATATGATGGGAGCCATCTCGACGACACGTGGGAGTGGGATGGAAGCTCCTGGCGCCAGCGCACCTCGCCAAACCGTCCGCCCGCGCGAAGCGCTTTCGCAATGGCCTATGACTCCGCACGCGGCGTGACCGTTCTGTTTGGAGGGAGTAGCGAGGGAGGCACGACGTTCGGCGACACGTGGGAGTGGGACGGGATGAACTGGCAACAGCGCCTCTCGATCAACAGCCCGTCGGCTCGATATGCACATGCCATGGCCTACGACAGTGCGCGGGGCGTAAGCGTGCTTTTCGGAGGAACCGGCAACGATCGCCTCGGGGAAGTATGGGAGTGGAATGGCCAGAACTGGTCGCGGCGTTTCAAAATCGTGGAGCCTGTGTCAACGACTACTCCTTTTGAGGGCGACGCCCCCTTCTCTCCGCAAACCGCGTCGATCCGTCCCGCGGCCAGGGTCTGGCACGCGCTCGCCTACGATAGCACCCGTCGCGTGACTTTGCTGTTCGGAGGTTACTTTCCGGGCAGTGAATACCTTAACGAAATCTGGGAGTGGGATGGCCACCAGTGGCAACAGCGAATCCCGGCGATGAACCCTCAGTCTCGGTATAGTCACGCAATGGCCTTTGACGACTCACGTGGCGTAACCGTGCTCTTTGGGGGGATCCGTGATGAATGGCTGGGAGATACGTGGGAGTACGGCCCACCGTGA
- a CDS encoding ferritin: MMISAKMNDRLNQQVANELNAAHKYLAMSYCFDAMGLKVFAQRFKQQAVEEQGHALKIADFIKDVGGKVVFDAIDKPKGDYSNAKAIVKAAVDSELTVTAQINEIVALTEKETDYATRSFMQWFVTEQVEEVSSMTELLQWVTLAGDNLIPLETRLAQSMAS; the protein is encoded by the coding sequence ATGATGATTTCCGCCAAGATGAACGACCGGCTCAACCAACAGGTCGCCAACGAACTCAACGCCGCGCACAAGTACCTGGCCATGTCCTACTGTTTCGACGCGATGGGGCTGAAGGTCTTTGCCCAGCGGTTCAAGCAACAGGCCGTCGAAGAGCAGGGCCACGCCCTCAAGATCGCCGACTTTATCAAGGATGTCGGCGGCAAAGTCGTCTTCGACGCGATCGACAAGCCCAAGGGGGACTATTCCAACGCCAAGGCGATCGTCAAGGCCGCCGTGGACAGCGAGCTGACCGTGACGGCCCAGATCAACGAGATCGTCGCCCTGACGGAGAAGGAGACGGACTACGCCACGCGAAGTTTCATGCAATGGTTCGTGACGGAACAGGTGGAGGAAGTCTCCTCGATGACGGAACTGCTGCAATGGGTGACGCTGGCGGGTGACAACCTGATCCCGCTGGAGACGCGCCTGGCGCAGTCGATGGCGTCGTGA